One window of the Pseudoxanthomonas sp. CF385 genome contains the following:
- a CDS encoding arylesterase, which yields MQWAIGVALLLLVAVFARPVAAQTAQAAAAKGARTVLVMGDSLSAAYGLSPAQGWVALTADRIGKTRPGWRVVNASISGETTAGGAARIAAELQRHKPAVVVIALGANDGLRGLPLAQTHANLEKMIKAAQAGKAKVLLVGMRMPPNYGPDYTRGFEQNYIALSRQYRTALLPFLLEPIALDRNAYQADNLHPVASAQPKLRDHVWKALEPLLR from the coding sequence ATGCAATGGGCCATCGGCGTGGCCCTGCTTCTGCTCGTCGCGGTATTCGCACGGCCCGTCGCAGCGCAAACCGCGCAGGCCGCAGCCGCGAAGGGCGCGCGCACCGTCCTGGTGATGGGCGATTCGCTGTCCGCCGCCTACGGCCTGTCGCCGGCGCAGGGCTGGGTCGCGCTGACCGCGGACCGCATCGGCAAGACCCGACCAGGCTGGCGGGTCGTCAACGCCAGCATCAGCGGCGAGACCACCGCGGGCGGCGCGGCGCGCATCGCCGCAGAGCTGCAGCGCCACAAGCCGGCGGTCGTCGTCATCGCGCTGGGCGCCAATGACGGCCTGCGCGGCCTGCCGCTGGCGCAGACGCACGCCAACCTGGAGAAGATGATCAAGGCCGCACAGGCGGGCAAGGCCAAGGTGTTGCTGGTCGGCATGCGCATGCCGCCGAACTACGGCCCGGACTACACCCGCGGCTTCGAACAGAACTACATCGCGCTGTCCCGGCAGTACCGTACCGCCCTGCTGCCTTTCCTGCTGGAACCCATCGCACTGGACCGCAACGCCTACCAGGCCGACAACCTGCACCCGGTCGCCAGTGCGCAGCCCAAGCTGCGCGACCACGTCTGGAAGGCGCTGGAACCGCTGCTGCGCTGA